In the Populus trichocarpa isolate Nisqually-1 chromosome 1, P.trichocarpa_v4.1, whole genome shotgun sequence genome, one interval contains:
- the LOC7487012 gene encoding DNA-directed RNA polymerase V subunit 5C, translating to MAATTETFNGNGASFHGVLDRDRCLTDFVDEGSAQSYRYYISRRTVLEMLKDRGYDVLDSELNRSLTEFRSVFGNSPDLDSLRFSVSLRSNPHKKTLVMFLGTDEIKTANIRTVYGQILNKESLHGLILILQSKMNHFAKKELEKFPFKVEVFQITDLLVNITKHVLQPQMDILTAEQKQQVMNKYKLEDKQLPRMLESDAIVQYYGLQKGQMVKITYSGEIVDHLVTYRCVT from the exons ATGGCAGCAACCACAGAGACCTTTAACGGCAACGGCGCTTCCTTCCACGGCGTTCTCGACCGCGATCGATGCCTGACGGATTTTGTGGACGAAGGGTCAGCACAGAGCTACAGATACTACATTTCTCGAAGGACAGTTTTGGAAATGCTCAAAGACCGTGGTTATGACGTGCTTGACTCAGAACTCAATCGCTCGCTCACTGAGTTCCGTTCCGTTTTTGGAAATAGCCCTGACCTTGATAGCCTCCGCTTCTCTGTTTCTCTCCGCTCCAATCCGCATAAGAAG ACCCTGGTGATGTTCTTGGGAactgatgaaattaaaacagcAAATATCAGGACTGTTTATGGTCAGATTCTTAACAAAGAGAGTCTACATGGGCTCATACTCATCTTGCAAAGCAAAATGAACCACTTTGCCAAGAAAGAGCTGGAGAAGTTTCCATTCAAAGTGGAGGTTTTTCAA ATCACTGACCTGCTGGTGAACATCACCAAGCATGTTCTGCAGCCACAGATGGATATACTGACCGCTGAGCAGAAGCAACAGGTTATGAACAAATACAAGTTGGAAGACAAACAG CTCCCAAGAATGCTAGAATCTGATGCTATTGTGCAATACTATGGACTGCAGAAGGGGCAGATGGTGAAAATTACATACAGCGGTGAAATTGTTGATCACCTGGTAACTTACCGCTGTGTTACTTAA
- the LOC112328195 gene encoding F-box protein SKIP5, giving the protein MEEQGKQKKKNKKPLSSSFCPINNLDDGCLMHIFSFLSPIPDRYNTALVCHRWCYLACHPRLWLRVEQSAKDLSEPGVFPSIEKAVSAARPGDTILIAAGGRHLASNIQINKPLCLIGGGELPDETTLLCSRGSDSALEFINTCKLANLTVKAELGCCLLHRSGRLTIDSCILQCEASPLDYLSCPIISTAGGNEVVSSAVKTKGNRVSVSQTRIEGGAKAVLTSGDLTLQQVRVIYARTFVYFWFDVDSQ; this is encoded by the exons ATGGAGGAGCAAGgcaagcaaaaaaagaagaataaaaagcCATTATCATCATCTTTTTGCCCCATAAACAATCTTGATGATGGTTGCCTTATGCACATCTTCAGCTTCTTATCACCAATTCCAG ATCGGTATAACACCGCCCTCGTTTGCCACAGATGGTGTTACTTGGCATGTCATCCTCGCTTATGGCTCCGAGTAGAACAATCTGCCAAAGATTTATCAGAGCCTGGAGTTTTCCCCAGCATTGAGAAGGCTGTCTCTGCTGCTAG GCCCGGCGACACCATTCTAATTGCAGCAGGTGGGAGGCATCTTGCCTCtaatattcaaataaacaaacctCTTTGCCTG ATTGGTGGTGGTGAGCTTCCTGATGAAACAACTCTCTTATGTTCTCGAGGTTCAGACAG TGCACTGGAGTTCATAAATACATGCAAACTAGCAAACCTAACAGTGAAGGCAGAGCTTGGTTGCTGCTTGCTTCACAGAAGTGGAAGGCTAACCATAGACAGTTGCATACTTCAATGTGAGGCAAGCCCTTTGGACTATCTCTCGTGCCCCATCATCAGTACAGCAGGGGGGAATGAGGTGGTGTCTTCCGCGGTGAAAACTAAAGGTAATAGAGTTTCCGTTTCCCAAACCAGGATTGAAGGAGGTGCCAAAGCTGTCCTGACAAGCGGGGACCTGACATTGCAGCAAGTTCGAGTCATTTATGCTCGAACTTTTGTTTATTTCTGGTTTGATGTAGATTCTCAGTGA